DNA from Devosia yakushimensis:
GCGGGGTCAGGCCATATTCCACCTGTGGTGGCACCGTTGGATGCACCGTCCGGCTGACAATGCCGTCGGCTTCCAGGGCGCGGAGCGTCCGGGTCAGCATTTGCTGGGAGATGCCGCCGATCAGGCGGCGCAATTCGTTGAAGCGCCGTCGCTGATCGACCAGCATGGTGATCGTCATGATCGTCCATTTGTCGCCCATATGGCCGAGCATCTGGCTGATCCTCCGGCAATCCGCATTGGTGCCCGGCTGATCGGGCGGGGTAGGCAGAGGCATGTGACCAGGTCCTAAATTTATGCGTTCTTGCGGCGCGGTGGTCAGCAAAACATATCTAGTCAGCAAATCATACCGCCTCTTTGGAGCAGATCATGACTGACAAGAAAACCATTGCGATCTTCGGCGCCGGCACCGGGCTGGGAGCTTCACTTGCCGCCCGTTTCGGCCACGAAGGATATAGGGTCGCGTTGGTGGCCCGCAATGCCGCCACCCTTGATGAACGGGTGGCCGAACTTGCCAAGGCGGGCATCGAGGCGGCCGCTTTCCCCACCGACCTCAACGATCACGGTGCTATCGGACCGCTGGTCCGCTCCATCGAAAATCGGCTCGGCCCGATCGATGTTGCGGTCTTTGCGCCGGTCTCCAGCACTGTCGGCTTCATTCCGGCGCAGAAGCTGGATGCGGCGGCGCTCAAGCCGCTAGCCGATCTTTTCGCCTTTGCGCCCATCGAGCTGAGCCATGCGCTGCTGCCCGGCATGATTGCCCGTGGCGATGGCGCCATCGTCATTGTCGGGGGCATGTCGGCAGTCGTGCCGATGGCCGGCTTGAGCGGGGTTGGTCCAATGATGGCAGCGGCGCGCAATTACATTTTCGGCCTGCATGACGAGGTCAAGGACAAGGGCGTCTTCGCCGGCACGCTCAATATCGGGGCCATGATCGACCGCTCCGCCGGGATGCGTGCCCTCACCTCGGGCGGCGCCAAGCTCGACCCCAGCTTCCCGGTGGTCGATCCCGATGATCTTGCCGAGGAAGTCTGGACGCTCATCACCCGGCGTGATCGCGTCGAAGCGCTGGTTCCGCCGCATCTGGCCGGCTAGGCCTTAGCCCGATTCTGCCGTGGCGATGGCGTCGCGCTGGCCGGCGCTGTCGCGCAGCAGGATCATCGAGCAGAAGCTTGCCGCCAAGGTGCTGACGGCGATGATCACGGCCATGGGCATGGGCGTGCCATTGGCCATGGTTCCGACCAGGGCCGAGCCGATCATGCCGCCGCCATATTGGGCAAAGCCCAGCAGTGCGGCAGCTGAGCCGGCGCCTTGCCGGACGCTGGCTAATCCGCCGGCGATGGCATTGGCGCCGATCAGGCCGTTCATGGTGACGAAAACGAAGAGGGCGCCGGCAAAGGCCGGCAGCCCGCCCCAGCCGGTCCAGGCCTGGGCCAGCAAGAGCGCGCCGGCACCCATGCCCAGAAATGTACCGGCCAGCAGCAGTTTTTCGCTGCCGAAGCGATTGACCAGCCGGCGATTGACCGCATTGGCGAGCATGATGCCCACAATGCCCGAGGCAAAGACGAGCCCATAGATATTGGGGGACAGCGAATAGAACTCGATGAAAACAAAGGACGAGCCGGCCACATAGGCGAATACACCCGCCGCAAAACATCCCAGCGTGCCGGCATAGGCCATGAGCCTGGAATTGCGGAAATGCTGGCCGTAATTGGCGAAAGCCTGGCCAATGCCGCCGGTGCCACGCTGGTCCAGGGGCAGGGATTCAGCCGTGCGGCCGACACCGGCCAGCGTCAGCAGGCCGATCAGCACCAGCGTCCAGAAGATGAAATGCCAAGACGAAACCGCCAGGATCTGGGCGCCGATGGTCGGTCCGATCATGGGCGCAATGCCCATGATCATCATGAGGGTCGAGAGCGTGCGGGCGGCTTCCCGCTGGTCGAACAGGTCGCGCACCATGGCCCGGCCCAGCACGACCGCGGCGCTGGCCCCGACCGCCTGAACGACGCGCCAGCCGATCATCTGCCAGGCATCGGTCGACAGGGCGCAGCCTGCCGCGCCGATGATGAAAATGGCGATGCCGGCCAATAGCGGCCCCTTGCGGCCATAGCGGTCGCTGACCGGTCCCCAGACGAGCTGCCCGAAGCTGAAGCCAAGCAGGTA
Protein-coding regions in this window:
- a CDS encoding winged helix-turn-helix transcriptional regulator is translated as MPLPTPPDQPGTNADCRRISQMLGHMGDKWTIMTITMLVDQRRRFNELRRLIGGISQQMLTRTLRALEADGIVSRTVHPTVPPQVEYGLTPLGQSLAIPLLGLTAWVLDNMQTIEQQRAAYQDKTLALQD
- a CDS encoding SDR family NAD(P)-dependent oxidoreductase yields the protein MTDKKTIAIFGAGTGLGASLAARFGHEGYRVALVARNAATLDERVAELAKAGIEAAAFPTDLNDHGAIGPLVRSIENRLGPIDVAVFAPVSSTVGFIPAQKLDAAALKPLADLFAFAPIELSHALLPGMIARGDGAIVIVGGMSAVVPMAGLSGVGPMMAAARNYIFGLHDEVKDKGVFAGTLNIGAMIDRSAGMRALTSGGAKLDPSFPVVDPDDLAEEVWTLITRRDRVEALVPPHLAG
- a CDS encoding multidrug effflux MFS transporter, giving the protein MTSQTTPYRGFWLIALLSVLLGFASISTDLYLPALPTMGESLGASQGTLELTISGYLLGFSFGQLVWGPVSDRYGRKGPLLAGIAIFIIGAAGCALSTDAWQMIGWRVVQAVGASAAVVLGRAMVRDLFDQREAARTLSTLMMIMGIAPMIGPTIGAQILAVSSWHFIFWTLVLIGLLTLAGVGRTAESLPLDQRGTGGIGQAFANYGQHFRNSRLMAYAGTLGCFAAGVFAYVAGSSFVFIEFYSLSPNIYGLVFASGIVGIMLANAVNRRLVNRFGSEKLLLAGTFLGMGAGALLLAQAWTGWGGLPAFAGALFVFVTMNGLIGANAIAGGLASVRQGAGSAAALLGFAQYGGGMIGSALVGTMANGTPMPMAVIIAVSTLAASFCSMILLRDSAGQRDAIATAESG